The Leptospirillum ferriphilum genome contains a region encoding:
- a CDS encoding PhoH family protein produces MDPIQKTFDLPEGIDHASFFGELNHHLRLFEQAFGIRLTASGHRLTATGEESRVVQGEKVIGELASLMASGYSIREEEIRQAINLTKTTPHITLRDLVSEFLPINSRKRVIFPKSANQLHYIQAIKAHDIVFGIGPAGTGKTYLAMAMAVFYLLKHSFRRIILVRPAVEAGEKLGFLPGDIAEKINPYLRPLYDALFDMIDVDKVNRMIDKREIEIAPLAFMRGRTLNDSFVILDEAQNATIEQMKMFLTRIGFNSKAVITGDVTQIDLPQGRTSGLIEVQNILKNISGIEFLYFNEVDVVRHRLVQEIIKAYERYENPENGQRSTADKSA; encoded by the coding sequence ATGGATCCCATACAAAAGACGTTCGATCTTCCCGAAGGGATTGACCACGCCTCTTTTTTTGGGGAGCTTAACCATCACCTCCGCCTGTTCGAACAGGCTTTTGGTATACGGTTGACAGCCAGCGGACACCGTTTGACGGCGACAGGAGAGGAAAGCCGAGTCGTCCAGGGGGAAAAAGTTATCGGGGAGCTGGCATCCTTGATGGCTTCAGGATATTCCATCCGGGAAGAGGAGATTCGTCAGGCCATCAACTTGACGAAAACGACTCCCCATATCACTCTTCGGGACCTCGTTTCAGAATTTTTACCCATCAACAGTCGGAAACGTGTCATTTTTCCAAAATCAGCCAACCAGCTTCATTATATCCAGGCCATCAAGGCTCACGATATTGTTTTTGGAATTGGTCCTGCAGGGACCGGAAAAACTTATCTTGCGATGGCCATGGCCGTCTTCTATCTCCTCAAGCACTCTTTCCGGCGCATCATACTGGTAAGGCCCGCTGTCGAAGCCGGAGAAAAACTGGGATTTCTTCCCGGAGATATCGCCGAGAAGATCAACCCATATCTTCGACCGCTTTATGACGCTCTTTTTGACATGATCGACGTCGATAAAGTGAACAGAATGATTGACAAGAGAGAAATCGAAATCGCACCCTTGGCATTCATGCGGGGAAGAACGCTGAACGATTCTTTTGTCATTCTGGATGAAGCACAGAATGCCACCATCGAACAGATGAAAATGTTTCTGACCCGGATCGGTTTTAACTCCAAGGCTGTGATCACGGGGGATGTCACACAGATTGACCTTCCTCAAGGACGAACCAGCGGACTCATCGAAGTCCAGAATATATTGAAAAACATATCCGGCATCGAATTCCTCTATTTTAACGAAGTGGATGTCGTCCGCCACCGGCTCGTTCAGGAAATCATCAAGGCCTACGAACGATATGAAAATCCAGAAAATGGCCAAAGATCAACTGCGGATAAATCCGCCTGA
- a CDS encoding universal stress protein, which produces MSTPFKSLVLPYDLTPVPPGTMETLKNILHGEGATLHVFHVLDIYEETPMGYPLPPEYSAEMEKVVCQEVKKLADLYRADGIETTSGVYRGRVDRTIIEVALHQKADGILLLSHGKGILGRILLGSASNSVLHHSPLPVILIKPDETRKDLLHHFEKTDPPINLIDTFARTEASGQGF; this is translated from the coding sequence ATGTCAACCCCTTTTAAATCTCTTGTTTTACCCTATGATTTAACACCTGTCCCGCCAGGGACAATGGAAACCTTGAAAAATATCCTGCATGGAGAAGGAGCCACCCTTCACGTCTTTCATGTTTTGGATATTTATGAAGAGACCCCGATGGGATACCCTCTTCCTCCTGAATATTCTGCCGAGATGGAAAAAGTTGTTTGTCAGGAAGTCAAAAAGCTGGCAGACCTCTATCGCGCCGATGGCATAGAAACCACTTCTGGTGTTTACCGCGGAAGAGTCGACCGGACCATTATAGAGGTAGCGCTCCACCAAAAAGCGGACGGCATTCTTCTTTTGTCCCATGGCAAAGGAATTCTCGGACGCATCCTGCTCGGGTCTGCCTCCAACTCGGTACTCCACCACTCTCCCCTTCCCGTCATTCTCATCAAACCCGACGAAACGCGAAAAGACCTTCTCCATCATTTCGAGAAAACGGATCCACCCATTAACCTGATTGATACCTTTGCCCGGACCGAAGCGTCCGGGCAGGGCTTTTAA
- a CDS encoding prepilin peptidase produces MNISSFIQEICYILGGLIWGSFLGVLADRIPRGESILTPPSHCLTCQKRLSPLDLIPLWAWVGNKGVCRYCKAPIDRQMLGSEMLSGLFFGILPFISKDFRNEIVLATFFSFALPLSLIDLRHRRLPHSLTWTAGFSGLLLGWYGPENFFYPIWGFLAGFITLGLVSILHPKGMGMGDAFWIGSIGTFVGATGVVETLFLSSFFAILSILPLFFVKTPDSSGVPWYKTSLPFGPYLSLGAMLVLINPGHMIEALQSAASLNNS; encoded by the coding sequence ATGAATATTTCCAGTTTTATTCAGGAAATTTGTTACATTCTTGGAGGCCTGATATGGGGAAGTTTTCTTGGGGTACTGGCCGACCGGATTCCACGAGGGGAATCTATCCTGACTCCTCCCTCCCATTGTCTGACTTGTCAAAAACGACTTTCCCCCCTCGACCTTATTCCCTTGTGGGCCTGGGTTGGAAACAAGGGGGTTTGCCGCTATTGCAAGGCACCCATTGACCGTCAGATGCTTGGAAGCGAAATGCTGTCCGGACTCTTTTTTGGGATTCTCCCTTTCATCAGCAAAGACTTCAGAAATGAAATCGTGCTGGCCACCTTTTTTTCCTTTGCACTCCCCCTTTCCCTGATCGACTTAAGGCACAGAAGACTTCCGCACAGTCTCACCTGGACGGCAGGTTTCTCTGGGCTTCTTCTAGGATGGTACGGCCCTGAAAATTTTTTTTATCCCATATGGGGATTCCTGGCAGGGTTCATTACACTTGGACTGGTCTCCATCCTTCACCCCAAAGGAATGGGGATGGGGGATGCTTTCTGGATTGGTTCGATTGGCACGTTCGTTGGCGCCACAGGAGTTGTGGAAACCCTTTTTCTTTCTTCATTTTTCGCCATTCTCTCCATTCTCCCCCTGTTCTTCGTCAAGACACCGGACTCCTCTGGCGTTCCCTGGTACAAGACGTCCCTGCCCTTCGGCCCTTATCTCTCGCTGGGAGCCATGCTGGTCCTGATAAACCCTGGCCATATGATAGAAGCTCTGCAATCGGCCGCCTCACTCAACAATTCCTAG
- a CDS encoding polyphosphate kinase 2 family protein, whose product MMTDNSEETSFGLKYRIKPNSKFRLSDIPPDCSDPFKGKGGKEKADRLVVKNLEQIGALQNVLYASRKAALLIVLQGIDAAGKDGTIKHVLSGVNPQGCYVRSFKVPTEEEKLHDVLWRVHRYTPERGVIGIFNRSHYEEVLVARVHKLKPKMVWQKHYEHFNTFEKMLSDNGTIILKFFLSVSQEEQLKRIEERLTRPDKKWKYSSSDLVEREYWDDYQKAYEDMINKCSTEYAPWFIIPSDKKWFRNCLISSILCDTLKNLDLKYPEPEKRLSP is encoded by the coding sequence ATGATGACGGATAATAGTGAGGAAACCTCTTTTGGACTAAAATACAGAATCAAACCAAATTCAAAATTCCGTCTGTCAGACATTCCCCCTGATTGCTCCGACCCTTTCAAGGGAAAGGGAGGGAAAGAAAAAGCAGACAGGCTTGTTGTCAAGAATCTTGAACAAATCGGTGCGCTCCAAAATGTCCTCTATGCCTCAAGAAAAGCTGCTCTTCTCATCGTTCTGCAGGGTATTGATGCTGCCGGAAAAGACGGAACAATCAAACACGTTTTATCCGGAGTCAATCCGCAGGGGTGCTATGTTCGGTCATTTAAAGTTCCAACAGAAGAAGAAAAACTGCATGATGTTCTCTGGCGGGTTCACAGATACACTCCCGAGAGGGGGGTGATTGGCATCTTTAACCGCTCGCATTATGAGGAAGTCCTTGTCGCTCGTGTTCACAAACTGAAACCCAAAATGGTTTGGCAAAAACATTATGAGCATTTCAATACATTCGAAAAAATGCTTTCTGACAACGGAACAATCATCCTTAAATTCTTTTTAAGTGTTTCTCAGGAAGAACAATTAAAAAGAATTGAGGAACGACTAACCCGCCCGGATAAAAAATGGAAATACTCTTCAAGTGATCTGGTCGAAAGAGAATACTGGGATGACTACCAGAAAGCTTACGAGGACATGATTAACAAGTGTTCAACGGAATATGCGCCTTGGTTCATCATTCCGTCTGATAAAAAATGGTTCCGGAATTGTCTGATTTCAAGTATTCTCTGTGATACTCTCAAAAATCTTGACCTAAAATATCCCGAACCAGAAAAAAGACTTTCACCCTGA
- a CDS encoding DsbA family protein, producing the protein MTDHSAHKHVFRFPWIFLLLSTILFQSISGISLALADTPQEHSKKTPDHQNTNGQAALQEKFRKVITSSLTMQKVPFKNFTWLDPKEVTGNVTAFPFAIDIGNKRIVSVVYLVNGRYLATSPLLDITDNYKPVPPIPPPSLISMNIPSSLFSLEKFPSSGKPSNTALVIEFGDDQCPVCRKWNQNEEQKVLQDPSIRFTYIPMPLVTIHQNALKAAMFEMCAYQIRPSSFWTIHDLLNRRVELGSVDEKDLDGVLNGLASSQALPATKMNQCMSEQSPLPDIETADNTLTEKTGIPTTPTFIVGGQVKTGYLTYGEIKKLLGQKK; encoded by the coding sequence TTGACAGATCATTCAGCCCACAAACACGTTTTTCGGTTCCCATGGATTTTTCTTTTGCTCTCGACCATTCTCTTTCAAAGCATATCGGGCATTTCCCTTGCTCTTGCAGACACTCCTCAGGAGCATTCCAAAAAAACACCCGACCACCAGAATACGAACGGACAGGCTGCTCTTCAGGAGAAGTTCCGGAAGGTTATCACCTCGTCTCTGACCATGCAAAAGGTCCCATTTAAAAACTTTACCTGGCTGGACCCAAAAGAAGTTACGGGAAACGTAACTGCGTTTCCGTTCGCTATCGATATCGGAAACAAGAGAATCGTCTCTGTTGTTTACCTTGTCAACGGACGGTATCTTGCAACATCCCCCCTTCTCGACATCACTGACAACTACAAGCCTGTCCCCCCCATTCCTCCCCCCTCCCTGATCAGTATGAACATACCTTCATCGCTCTTTTCCCTTGAGAAATTCCCAAGCAGCGGAAAACCTTCCAATACGGCTCTCGTCATTGAATTTGGAGATGATCAATGTCCAGTCTGCCGAAAGTGGAACCAGAACGAGGAACAGAAAGTTCTTCAGGATCCATCCATCCGGTTTACCTATATCCCAATGCCCCTTGTCACGATTCACCAGAACGCATTGAAGGCGGCCATGTTTGAAATGTGCGCATATCAGATACGCCCATCTTCCTTCTGGACAATTCATGATTTGCTGAACAGAAGAGTTGAGCTTGGGAGCGTGGACGAGAAGGACCTCGACGGAGTCCTGAACGGTCTTGCATCCAGCCAGGCACTTCCGGCGACAAAAATGAACCAGTGCATGAGTGAACAGTCTCCTCTGCCGGATATCGAAACGGCAGATAATACTCTGACAGAAAAAACGGGGATCCCGACGACGCCTACCTTTATTGTCGGTGGTCAGGTCAAAACCGGATACCTGACCTATGGGGAAATAAAAAAATTACTCGGACAAAAGAAGTAG
- a CDS encoding chemotaxis protein CheV, whose translation MSQLDNLILQVGTNQMELVDFRMFQEEEGGGIREGIYGVNVSKVIEIIRMPPTLTPVPDSNPYQAGIINLRGQVIPVINLAKWMKIKEPDCIEPKTKQIIVTEFSSVRLGFIVHKASQIRRISWKEIVPITMATTGRHTGSKVTGTVKLSEEEVLLILDFESIVDEMGIFGRQEETLDRMTEKKNNEHRYILAADDSPVALNMLTKALQKGGFSVMGVKNGQEAMEKLRMQRDLDPEKNIMNKVALLITDVEMPVMDGYTLTKEVKADPTLKALPVLMHSSMSGKENVRKGKEAGADDYIVKFDPEAFVTIVEKVLTKK comes from the coding sequence ATGAGTCAGTTGGATAACTTGATTCTTCAGGTTGGAACGAACCAGATGGAACTTGTGGATTTCCGAATGTTCCAGGAAGAGGAGGGCGGAGGAATTCGCGAAGGGATTTATGGGGTCAATGTATCAAAGGTGATTGAAATTATTCGGATGCCCCCAACATTGACCCCTGTTCCGGATTCGAATCCATACCAGGCAGGCATTATCAATCTTCGAGGGCAGGTGATCCCTGTGATTAACCTGGCGAAATGGATGAAGATCAAGGAACCGGATTGCATCGAGCCAAAAACCAAGCAGATTATTGTTACGGAATTCAGTTCCGTTCGTCTGGGCTTTATTGTCCATAAAGCTTCGCAGATTCGAAGGATTTCCTGGAAGGAAATTGTTCCGATCACGATGGCGACAACAGGTCGCCATACGGGCAGCAAGGTGACCGGGACCGTGAAACTTTCGGAAGAAGAAGTGCTTCTGATCCTGGATTTCGAATCCATTGTCGATGAAATGGGAATCTTCGGTCGCCAGGAAGAAACCCTAGACCGGATGACGGAAAAGAAAAACAATGAACATCGCTATATTTTGGCAGCAGATGACAGTCCTGTCGCTCTCAATATGCTTACGAAAGCTCTGCAGAAAGGCGGGTTTTCGGTAATGGGGGTAAAAAATGGACAGGAAGCGATGGAAAAGTTGCGTATGCAGAGGGATTTGGATCCGGAAAAAAATATTATGAACAAGGTTGCCCTGTTGATTACGGACGTTGAAATGCCTGTCATGGACGGTTATACGCTTACAAAGGAGGTCAAGGCTGACCCGACCCTGAAAGCCTTGCCTGTTCTTATGCATTCTTCCATGTCCGGAAAAGAGAATGTGAGAAAAGGAAAAGAGGCCGGGGCGGATGATTATATTGTGAAGTTTGATCCCGAAGCCTTTGTAACTATTGTCGAAAAAGTACTGACAAAAAAATAG
- a CDS encoding DUF4337 domain-containing protein produces MGKESLEAHELIESVTESLDEREHKRDEWNIRVALTTSILAVLAALSNLESEQKTSEAILLKNSAIFYQAKSSDQWSFYQAKKIKLHMSENQLMLEKVMRVPQVDLVKLSGLVEKYKKQAKEIRLEAKSFEQKRDGLNDESEKALKHHHAFAISVVCFQVSIVLSSMAVMLRRSMLWYVSIGLGALGLVSFSNGYFLFLG; encoded by the coding sequence ATGGGAAAAGAATCTCTTGAAGCGCATGAACTGATTGAATCTGTCACGGAATCTCTCGATGAGCGGGAACACAAAAGAGATGAATGGAACATCCGGGTGGCTCTGACGACATCTATACTGGCTGTCCTTGCAGCATTGTCAAACCTTGAGTCCGAACAAAAGACATCGGAAGCCATTCTTCTAAAGAATTCGGCGATCTTTTATCAGGCAAAGTCTTCGGACCAGTGGTCTTTTTATCAGGCAAAAAAGATCAAGCTTCATATGTCGGAAAACCAGTTGATGTTGGAAAAAGTCATGAGAGTACCCCAGGTTGATCTGGTAAAGTTGTCTGGACTGGTGGAAAAGTACAAAAAGCAGGCGAAAGAAATCCGGCTGGAGGCCAAATCGTTTGAACAAAAGCGTGACGGGTTGAATGACGAATCTGAAAAAGCCCTGAAGCACCATCATGCATTTGCGATTAGTGTCGTCTGCTTTCAGGTCAGCATTGTGTTATCCTCTATGGCAGTCATGCTTCGACGCTCCATGTTATGGTATGTCAGTATAGGGCTCGGTGCGTTGGGGCTCGTCAGTTTTTCCAACGGGTACTTCTTGTTCCTGGGTTAG
- the rimP gene encoding ribosome maturation factor RimP, which produces MRFEKELDHILTPLGLSLHDLVLPGKNGGVFKVFVDHPKGVGLDQLEAVSRRISDLLDVLDPFPGKYRLEVSSPGLDRVLRIPEDLLLHVGKHIKVKTKEPLQGQRVFRGTIGSLEAGVLLISSVEGKKQLKHSIPLDLVAEVRAEFWLDALSDNSRNPDAGPGPTH; this is translated from the coding sequence ATGCGTTTTGAAAAGGAACTCGACCATATTCTGACTCCCTTGGGGCTCAGTCTGCATGACCTTGTCCTTCCGGGCAAAAACGGGGGAGTGTTCAAGGTTTTCGTGGATCATCCAAAAGGAGTCGGTCTTGATCAGCTGGAAGCAGTCAGTCGCCGCATCAGCGATCTCCTCGATGTCCTGGATCCTTTCCCTGGCAAATATCGACTTGAAGTCAGTTCTCCCGGTCTTGATCGGGTACTTCGTATACCGGAAGACCTGTTGCTCCATGTCGGGAAACACATCAAAGTCAAAACGAAGGAACCTCTCCAAGGACAAAGAGTCTTTCGGGGAACGATTGGGAGTCTTGAAGCCGGTGTGCTTCTGATTTCTTCTGTTGAGGGGAAAAAACAGCTTAAGCATTCAATTCCTCTGGATCTTGTTGCGGAGGTCAGGGCTGAGTTCTGGTTAGATGCTCTCTCTGACAATTCCAGAAATCCGGACGCAGGTCCGGGTCCGACTCACTGA
- the nusA gene encoding transcription termination factor NusA encodes MVNQELLSVIDQLHREKGISQETLIVALESALLAAARKRYGGGDNFQVEINPRTGEVQVLQIRRIVEQVESPSEEISLAEALESDPEAEVGDEIGSYLEIDDFGRIAAQAAKQVMFQKVREAEWDVVTKEFGGRQGDIVNGVIIGHERKNYIVDLGKTEAVLPLREQMPRESFRRGDRIKALLLDMRTTSRGPQLVLSRTHPDFVSRLFEKEVPEIAEGILEVRNVVREPGERAKIAVYSRDPNVDPVGSCVGVKGVRVQAVVRELHGEKVDIIEWSPDPSTFIARALSPAKAVRVSIKDMGTEKVATVVVQDSQLSLAIGRRGHNVRLAAKLTGWKVDIFSETQMQSEAGLDERAERVASLAETLGSQSGDTSLLRIEDLPGVGGNMAEILRDAGFDTLQAIAHASVEAISALPKFGPKTAAKLIQTAQDFLGESTGETPGLTELPKTDEN; translated from the coding sequence ATGGTGAATCAAGAACTTTTGAGCGTGATCGATCAACTCCATCGGGAAAAAGGGATTTCTCAGGAGACTCTTATTGTAGCTCTTGAATCGGCTCTTCTTGCCGCTGCACGCAAGAGATACGGTGGAGGGGACAATTTTCAGGTGGAAATCAATCCGAGGACTGGTGAAGTGCAGGTTCTCCAAATTCGGCGAATCGTTGAACAGGTGGAGAGTCCTTCTGAAGAGATTTCTCTCGCCGAAGCCCTGGAGTCGGACCCTGAAGCAGAAGTGGGCGATGAAATCGGTTCCTACCTGGAAATTGATGATTTTGGGAGAATCGCGGCTCAGGCAGCGAAGCAGGTGATGTTCCAGAAGGTTCGAGAGGCGGAGTGGGATGTCGTCACCAAGGAATTTGGGGGTCGTCAGGGGGATATCGTTAATGGAGTGATCATAGGTCATGAAAGAAAAAACTACATTGTAGACCTGGGGAAAACGGAAGCAGTCCTTCCACTTCGGGAACAGATGCCGCGTGAAAGTTTTCGAAGGGGAGACAGGATCAAGGCACTCCTTCTTGATATGAGAACCACGAGTCGTGGTCCTCAGCTTGTGTTGTCCAGAACTCACCCGGATTTTGTTTCCCGTCTCTTTGAAAAAGAAGTTCCGGAAATTGCAGAAGGAATTCTTGAAGTTCGAAACGTTGTCCGTGAGCCAGGGGAACGGGCCAAAATTGCCGTTTACTCCCGTGATCCCAATGTTGATCCGGTGGGTTCCTGTGTAGGGGTTAAAGGTGTTCGGGTACAGGCGGTTGTCCGTGAGCTTCATGGAGAAAAGGTGGATATCATCGAATGGAGCCCGGATCCGTCTACTTTTATTGCCCGGGCTTTAAGTCCGGCAAAGGCGGTCAGGGTTTCCATAAAGGATATGGGGACTGAAAAGGTTGCGACCGTGGTTGTTCAGGATTCTCAGCTTTCGTTGGCTATCGGGAGACGCGGACATAATGTTCGCCTTGCGGCAAAACTGACTGGCTGGAAAGTCGATATTTTTAGTGAGACCCAGATGCAGTCTGAGGCTGGTTTGGATGAGCGTGCGGAAAGGGTTGCCTCGCTTGCGGAAACACTTGGCTCGCAGAGCGGTGATACCAGCCTGCTTCGAATCGAAGATCTGCCGGGTGTTGGTGGCAATATGGCTGAAATACTCCGGGATGCAGGTTTTGATACGCTTCAGGCCATTGCCCATGCTTCCGTAGAAGCTATCTCTGCACTGCCGAAGTTTGGCCCAAAAACGGCAGCAAAACTGATACAAACGGCCCAGGATTTTTTGGGCGAGTCCACTGGAGAGACTCCTGGTCTCACGGAACTTCCAAAAACGGATGAAAACTGA
- the infB gene encoding translation initiation factor IF-2, giving the protein MIKVYELARELKMESKALLAKLKVWGVHAPNHMSVLDDKAVAQIKVRLKKGEEPPQEKKKSILIKKKASSLPSSAASEVRSSEEEPTSHSFAQVQEDQEVQSEVRQSDQPHSGEPLRHKGDSAPGILPQEKNAPAPILEKPVTSPKKEILQDKSDETVSDGVQKEEKKGRDKEGKNLSEKKGKSVKPVKDRARKPDRLLLMGTEELLESEDVAEGELSSEVPQPKTTAPVSRMPQGAILPGMPPKEVSRPQANTGFRQPGNKKSGFHKKKDRGFSRTSPVVPEGTKTRKKSIKIEEGISVKEYADRLGLKAQEVIMKLMGMGVMVTINQPIDPDAAVLLAESLGIGVEVQTEESEDVLLGTEGEDSGQLVSRPPVVTIMGHTDHGKTTLLDAIRKSKIAEAEAGGITQHIGAYTIMEKDRSITFLDTPGHEAFTAMRARGAKVTDVVILVVAADDGVMPQTIEAINHSKAANVPIIVALNKVDKPEANPDRVMQELSGLGLIPEEWGGQTIYCPVSAKKRTGLDHLLEMVLLQADILDLKANPARRSQGVVIESKLDKGRGPVATVLVQNGTLRVGDFLVVGGNFGRVRSLINDRGQRVQEVLPSFPAEVIGLDGVPQPGESFVVVEDEKSGRQVAQSRSLKQRSAQMIRQKKVSLEDFYTQMQEGETKELNLILKVDVQGSLEPIRHALSKIGTTQVRVRFIHEGVGGIRETDVLLAQASNAIILGFNVRPDSKAAVLAEKEKVDIKFYSVIYDAIEDVRKAMEGLLAPTIREKVLGRVEVREVYFISKVGTVAGCYVLDGIVQKSGSNVRLLREDVVVYTGRINQLKRFKDDVKEVAAGYECGVSIENYQDIKQGDIIECFTEEKIAAKLEG; this is encoded by the coding sequence TTGATCAAAGTCTATGAGCTGGCAAGAGAACTGAAAATGGAGAGCAAAGCTCTTTTGGCGAAGCTTAAGGTATGGGGTGTTCATGCCCCCAACCATATGAGTGTGCTGGATGATAAAGCTGTTGCTCAGATCAAAGTTCGACTCAAAAAAGGAGAAGAGCCTCCCCAAGAGAAAAAGAAATCTATCCTGATCAAGAAAAAAGCCAGCTCTCTGCCCTCATCTGCGGCGAGCGAAGTAAGATCCTCTGAGGAGGAGCCCACTTCTCATTCTTTCGCCCAGGTGCAGGAAGATCAGGAAGTTCAATCAGAGGTTCGCCAGTCTGACCAACCGCATTCAGGAGAGCCTCTCCGACACAAAGGAGATAGCGCTCCCGGGATTCTTCCGCAGGAAAAGAACGCTCCTGCCCCAATCTTGGAAAAGCCTGTTACTTCTCCAAAAAAGGAGATCTTACAGGATAAGTCTGACGAGACTGTTTCAGATGGTGTCCAGAAAGAAGAAAAAAAAGGGCGTGACAAAGAAGGAAAGAATCTCTCTGAAAAAAAAGGCAAGTCGGTAAAGCCCGTCAAGGACAGAGCCCGCAAGCCAGACCGTCTGCTTTTGATGGGAACCGAAGAACTGCTGGAGTCAGAAGATGTTGCGGAGGGAGAACTTTCTTCAGAGGTGCCCCAACCCAAGACGACAGCTCCTGTTTCCCGTATGCCTCAAGGGGCCATTCTTCCTGGAATGCCTCCGAAAGAAGTCTCACGTCCGCAGGCGAACACGGGTTTTCGACAGCCAGGAAACAAAAAAAGTGGTTTTCACAAGAAAAAAGACCGCGGTTTTTCTCGCACATCTCCTGTTGTGCCGGAAGGGACAAAAACGCGCAAGAAAAGTATCAAGATCGAGGAAGGAATTAGCGTTAAGGAATATGCTGACCGACTGGGACTTAAAGCCCAGGAAGTCATCATGAAACTGATGGGAATGGGTGTGATGGTCACCATCAACCAGCCGATTGATCCCGATGCCGCAGTCCTTCTGGCAGAGTCCCTTGGAATAGGGGTGGAAGTTCAGACAGAAGAATCTGAAGACGTGCTTCTTGGGACCGAAGGTGAAGATTCCGGTCAGCTTGTTTCCCGTCCACCGGTCGTTACGATTATGGGGCATACGGACCACGGAAAGACAACTCTGCTTGACGCGATTCGAAAATCGAAGATCGCGGAGGCGGAGGCTGGAGGGATCACCCAGCATATTGGTGCCTATACCATTATGGAAAAGGACAGAAGTATTACATTTCTGGATACCCCTGGTCACGAGGCTTTTACCGCCATGCGTGCCAGAGGCGCAAAGGTGACGGATGTTGTCATTCTGGTTGTCGCGGCAGATGATGGGGTGATGCCGCAGACGATCGAGGCGATCAATCATTCAAAGGCTGCAAATGTGCCAATCATTGTGGCACTGAACAAGGTTGACAAGCCTGAAGCCAATCCGGATAGGGTGATGCAGGAGTTGTCGGGTTTGGGACTGATTCCCGAAGAGTGGGGTGGTCAGACGATATACTGTCCTGTTTCTGCCAAGAAAAGAACGGGGCTCGACCACCTTTTAGAAATGGTTCTTCTGCAGGCAGATATCCTGGATCTTAAGGCGAATCCGGCTCGTCGTTCCCAGGGAGTGGTCATTGAATCAAAACTGGATAAGGGGCGGGGACCTGTGGCGACCGTTCTTGTTCAGAACGGAACCTTGCGTGTGGGGGACTTCCTTGTTGTCGGCGGGAACTTTGGTCGCGTCCGGAGCCTGATCAATGATCGGGGGCAAAGGGTTCAAGAGGTCCTTCCCTCTTTTCCAGCGGAAGTGATCGGGTTGGACGGAGTCCCGCAGCCCGGAGAGTCTTTTGTCGTGGTTGAAGATGAGAAAAGTGGCCGACAGGTTGCCCAGAGCCGATCCCTCAAGCAGCGCTCTGCTCAAATGATTCGGCAGAAAAAGGTTTCCCTGGAAGATTTTTATACCCAGATGCAAGAAGGGGAAACGAAAGAGTTGAACCTGATTTTGAAAGTCGATGTGCAAGGCTCTCTTGAGCCAATCCGACATGCGTTGAGCAAGATCGGTACAACTCAGGTGCGTGTCCGATTCATTCATGAAGGTGTCGGAGGTATCCGGGAAACGGATGTTCTTCTGGCACAAGCATCAAATGCTATTATCCTCGGGTTTAATGTCCGCCCGGATTCAAAGGCGGCAGTTCTTGCAGAAAAAGAAAAAGTTGATATCAAATTTTACTCTGTTATTTACGATGCGATCGAAGACGTGCGTAAGGCAATGGAAGGTCTTCTTGCACCGACTATCCGGGAAAAGGTGCTCGGTCGTGTTGAGGTACGGGAAGTCTATTTTATCAGTAAGGTTGGAACAGTGGCAGGCTGCTATGTTCTCGACGGTATTGTCCAGAAGAGTGGTTCGAACGTGCGGCTTCTTCGAGAGGATGTCGTCGTGTACACGGGAAGAATCAATCAGTTGAAGCGGTTCAAGGATGATGTCAAGGAAGTTGCTGCCGGGTATGAATGTGGTGTGTCTATCGAGAACTATCAGGATATCAAGCAGGGTGATATCATTGAATGCTTTACGGAAGAGAAGATTGCCGCAAAACTGGAGGGGTAG
- a CDS encoding DUF503 domain-containing protein produces MGGSRHSSIGHLILVLHFPFSHSLKEKRFHLAGLKKKIQDRYHVSIAETGDMDLWQKSVLEVVYVSANHAQVEKTLSSVLSFVVSHPEIQVLDEIQEFI; encoded by the coding sequence TTGGGAGGGAGTAGGCACAGTTCGATTGGTCATCTGATCCTTGTCCTTCATTTTCCGTTTTCCCATTCTTTGAAGGAAAAGCGATTTCATCTTGCCGGATTGAAGAAGAAAATCCAGGACAGGTATCATGTTTCTATTGCCGAAACAGGTGATATGGACCTTTGGCAAAAATCTGTTCTTGAAGTTGTGTATGTCTCGGCAAACCATGCTCAGGTCGAAAAAACGTTATCCTCTGTTCTCTCTTTTGTCGTTTCCCATCCAGAAATTCAGGTTCTGGATGAAATCCAAGAGTTCATCTGA